The following coding sequences are from one Osmia bicornis bicornis unplaced genomic scaffold, iOsmBic2.1, whole genome shotgun sequence window:
- the LOC114882351 gene encoding protein ANTAGONIST OF LIKE HETEROCHROMATIN PROTEIN 1-like yields MSSDQVKVAAASVVYLLSKKRKKQKRKCWVRDWIQRRGELGCYQQLMNELKNEDQNTYKNFLRMSHADFNVLLQKVRLLLQKQNTNMRESISAGERLAVSLRFLATGDSYNSLMYVFRIPATTIAKIIPEVCEAIYTVLKDEYLKMPNTEEEWVQHANEFKKKWNFPNCVGAIDGKHVRIFAPPNSGSSHYNYKGSHSIVLMAVADANYRIIYCDVGCKGRISDGGVFNRCSLSNALERNAINIPPANPLVENGPPVPYVIVADDAFALKSYMMKPYSGYDLSGPQRVYNYRLSRARRIIENVFGIMSTRFRILLTSINLDEKKTTKIVLAISNDFDRETASGDLVLGRWRNEENNEMLPLNRDRPTNPVSNAKNVRHILTDYFVYLGHAAASAVAAVVAPAAEAAVAAAAAAAVAAAAAGAG; encoded by the exons ATGAGTTCCGACCAAGTGAAAGTCGCAGCAGCTAGTgtagtttatttattaagcaaaaaaagaaagaagcaaaAACGAAAATGTTGGGTGCGCGACTGGATACAGAGAAGAGGAGAATTGGGATGTTATCAACAGTTAATGAATGAATTGAAGAATGAAGACcaaaatacatataaaaactTTTTGCGCATGTCGCATGCTGATTTTAATGTGCTCCTTCAAAAAGTGcgtcttttattacaaaaacaaAATACTAACATGCGGGAATCAATTTCTGCTGGTGAACGATTGGCAGTAAGTTTAAGATTTTTAGCTACag GCGACAGCTATAATTCACTGATGTACGTATTTCGTATACCTGCGACGACAATCGCCAAAATAATACCCGAAGTGTGTGAAGCCATTTACACAGTTTTAAAGGATGAATATTTAAAG atGCCAAACACTGAGGAGGAATGGGTACAACATGCAAATGAgtttaaaaagaaatggaaTTTCCCGAATTGTGTTGGAGCTATAGACGGGAAACATGTCCGAATATTTGCCCCTCCAAACTCTGGAAGTTCGCATTATAATTATAAAGGAAGCCATAGTATTGTACTTATGGCAGTAGCGGATGCCAattatagaataatttacTGCGATGTGGGATGCAAAGGGCGTATATCTGACGGTGGAGTTTTTAATAGATGTTCATTATCAAACGCATTAGAACGGAATGCAATCAACATTCCACCTGCTAACCCATTGGTAGAAAATGGACCACCCGTACCGTACGTAATCGTGGCAGATGATGCATTCGCATTGAAATCGTACATGATGAAACCATACTCGGGGTATGATTTGAGCGGTCCCCAACGGGTTTACAACTACCGATTATCAAGAGCTAGGCGTATAATAGAAAATGTGTTTGGAATAATGTCAACTCGATTCCGAATATTATTAACATCAATAAATTTAGACGAAAAGAAAACCACGAAGATTGTTCTTGCAATCT CGAATGACTTTGATCGCGAAACAGCTAGCGGTGATTTAGTTTTAGGTCGATGGcgaaacgaagaaaataatgagatGTTGCCACTCAATAGAGATCGACCCACAAATCCAGTATCAAATGCAAAAAATGTTCGACACATTTTAACGGACTATTTT GTTTATCTTGGTCATGCGGCTGCgtctgctgttgctgctgttgttgcgCCTGCGGCAGAGGCTGCTGTTGCGGCTGCGGCTGcggctgctgttgctgctgctgctgctggtgCAGGATAA